From a region of the Castanea sativa cultivar Marrone di Chiusa Pesio chromosome 10, ASM4071231v1 genome:
- the LOC142611538 gene encoding uncharacterized protein LOC142611538, whose protein sequence is MGNYITYRPSNAKVILWDGTVHEFDKPLTVAELMLEHPQQVVVELHSAVNERRPTPLPADNNLEMKKTYIMLPMKRGKPVSLSSEEARRLLLRANSVLHSKSLLSSSKFLPLFALMCPARVGNEQEFVSQKKENVERTEERFVPEFLPEILDGRPEYLSRELSGKGWKPNLDTIKEKKVKKKLSRWLF, encoded by the coding sequence ATGGGAAACTATATAACATACCGTCCATCTAATGCCAAAGTTATTCTATGGGATGGCACGGTTCATGAATTTGATAAACCTTTAACCGTGGCTGAGCTCATGTTAGAGCACCCACAACAAGTTGTGGTTGAATTGCACTCAGCTGTGAATGAAAGAAGGCCAACTCCATTGCCTGCTGACAACAATCTAGAGATGAAAAAGACTTACATAATGCTTCCAATGAAACGAGGGAAGCCGGTCTCATTGTCAAGTGAAGAAGCTCGCCGCCTTCTTTTAAGGGCGAATTCAGTTTTACATTCGAAATCTCTTTTGTCTTCATCAAAGTTTCTCCCTTTGTTTGCTCTGATGTGCCCTGCCAGGGTAGGCAACGAACAAGAATTTGTgtcacaaaagaaagaaaacgtgGAGAGGACAGAGGAGAGGTTTGTTCCGGAGTTTTTGCCCGAGATATTAGATGGGAGACCAGAATATTTGAGTAGGGAATTATCAGGCAAGGGATGGAAACCCAATTTAGATACTATTAAGGAGAAGAAGGTTAAGAAGAAGCTGTCTAGGTGGTTGTTTTGA
- the LOC142612158 gene encoding uncharacterized protein LOC142612158, whose amino-acid sequence MGNNTSCFFVGSPNAETAKLFDSQGNLQRVNLPIKAAELMLEQPGHFITRVDELRQSRRMSAMRADDELLVGKVYVLVHSSRVNSRVSELEMAIIDLACKKRGSVKPNGSKVLPAMTVESSEEGEGEVKVLGGKFTGLSGCQLGSHRKWSPALEPIFETF is encoded by the coding sequence ATGGGAAACAACACCTCTTGCTTCTTTGTTGGATCCCCAAACGCTGAAACAGCAAAGCTCTTTGATTCTCAAGGTAACCTACAACGAGTCAATCTTCCTATAAAAGCTGCGGAGCTCATGCTTGAACAACCAGGCCATTTCATCACTCGGGTGGATGAGCTACGTCAAAGTAGACGCATGTCAGCCATGCGAGCCGACGATGAGCTTTTGGTGGGAAAGGTTTATGTTCTGGTTCACTCCAGTAGGGTTAACTCTAGGGTCTCCGAGTTGGAGATGGCAATCATAGACTTGGCTTGTAAGAAAAGAGGAAGTGTAAAACCAAATGGTTCTAAAGTTTTACCGGCTATGACTGTGGAGTCGAGCGAGGAGGGAGAAGGTGAGGTGAAGGTTTTGGGAGGGAAATTTACTGGACTTTCTGGTTGCCAGTTGGGGAGCCATAGGAAATGGAGTCCAGCTTTGGAGCCTATTTTTGAGACTTTTTGA